In Eubalaena glacialis isolate mEubGla1 chromosome 4, mEubGla1.1.hap2.+ XY, whole genome shotgun sequence, one DNA window encodes the following:
- the LOC133089709 gene encoding polypeptide N-acetylgalactosaminyltransferase 1, producing the protein MRKFAYCKVVLATSLIWVLLDMFLLLYFSECNKCDEKKERGLPAGDVLEPVQKPHEGPGEMGKPVVIPKEDQEKMKEMFKINQFNLMASEMIALNRSLPDVRLEGCKTKVYPDNLPTTSVVIVFHNEAWSTLLRTVHSVINRSPRHMLEEIVLVDDASERDFLKRPLESYVKKLKVPVHVIRMEQRSGLIRARLKGAAVSKGQVITFLDAHCECTVGWLEPLLARIKHDRKTVVCPIIDVISDDTFEYMAGSDMTYGGFNWKLNFRWYPVPQREMDRRKGDRTLPVRTPTMAGGLFSIDRDYFQEIGTYDAGMDIWGGENLEISFRIWQCGGTLEIVTCSHVGHVFRKATPYTFPGGTGQIINKNNRRLAEVWMDEFKNFFYIISPGVTKVDYGDVSSRLGLRHKLQCRPFSWYLENIYPDSQIPRHYFSLGEIRNVETNQCLDNMARKENEKVGIFNCHGMGGNQVFSYTANKEIRTDDLCLDVSKLNGPVTMLKCHHLKGNQLWEYDPVKLTLQHVNSNQCLDKATEEDSQVPSIRDCNGSRSQQWLLRNVTLPEIF; encoded by the coding sequence ATGAGAAAATTTGCATATTGCAAGGTGGTCCTAGCCACCTCCTTGATTTGGGTACTCTTGGATATGTTCCTGCTGCTTTACTTCAGTGAATGCAACAAATGtgatgaaaaaaaagagagaggacttccTGCTGGAGATGTTCTAGAGCCAGTACAAAAGCCTCATGAAGGTCCTGGAGAAATGGGGAAACCAGTCGTCATTCCTAAAGAGGATcaagaaaagatgaaagagaTGTTTAAAATCAATCAGTTCAATTTAATGGCAAGTGAGATGATTGCACTCAACAGATCTTTACCAGATGTTAGGTTAGAAGGGTGTAAAACAAAGGTGTATCCAGATAATCTTCCTACAACAAGTGTGGtgattgttttccataatgaggCTTGGAGCACACTTCTGCGAACTGTCCATAGTGTCATTAATCGCTCACCAAGACACATGCTAGAAGAAATTGTTCTAGTAGATGATGCCAGTGAAAGAGACTTTTTGAAAAGACCTCTAGAGAGttatgtgaaaaaattaaaagtaccaGTTCACGTAATTCGAATGGAGCAACGTTCTGGATTGATCAGAGCTAGGTTAAAAGGAGCTGCAGTGTCTAAAGGCCAAGTGATCACCTTTTTAGATGCTCACTGTGAATGTACAGTGGGGTGGCTGGAGCCTCTCTTAGCCAGGATCAAACATGACAGGAAGACAGTGGTCTGTCCTATCATTGATGTGATCAGTGATGATACTTTTGAGTACATGGCAGGTTCTGACATGACCTATGGTGGATTCAACTGGAAGCTCAATTTTCGCTGGTATCCTGTTCCCCAAAGAGAAATGGACAGAAGGAAAGGTGATCGAACTCTTCCTGTGAGAACACCTACAATGGCAGGAGGCCTTTTTTCAATAGACAGAGATTACTTTCAGGAAATTGGAACATATGATGCTGGAATGGATATTTGGGGAGGAGAAAACCTAGAAATTTCCTTTAGGATTTGGCAGTGTGGAGGAACTTTGGAGATTGTTACTTGCTCACATGTTGGACATGTGTTTCGGAAAGCTACACCCTACACATTTCCAGGAGGCACAGGGCAGAttatcaataaaaataacagaCGACTTGCAGAAGTGTGGATGGATGAATTCAAGAATTTCTTCTATATAATTTCTCCAGGTGTTACAAAGGTAGATTATGGAGATGTATCATCAAGACTTGGTCTAAGACACAAACTCCAATGCAGACCTTTCTCTTGGTACCTGGAGAATATTTATCCCGATTCTCAGATTCCACGTCACTATTTCTCTTTGGGAGAGATACGAAATGTGGAAACAAATCAGTGTCTAGATAACATGgctagaaaagagaatgaaaaagttgGAATTTTTAACTGTCACGGTATGGGAGGTAATCAGGTTTTCTCTTACACTGCCAACAAAGAAATTAGAACAGATGACCTTTGCTTGGATGTCTCCAAACTTAATGGCCCAGTCACAATGCTCAAATGCCACCACCTAAAAGGCAACCAACTTTGGGAGTATGACCCGGTGAAATTAACCCTGCAGCATGTGAACAGTAATCAGTGCCTGGATAAAGCCACGGAAGAGGACAGCCAGGTGCCCAGCATTAGAGACTGCAATGGAAGCCGGTCCCAGCAGTGGCTTCTTCGAAATGTCACCCTTCCAGAAATATTCTGA